In Quercus robur chromosome 10, dhQueRobu3.1, whole genome shotgun sequence, a genomic segment contains:
- the LOC126704347 gene encoding uncharacterized protein LOC126704347 codes for MSSPDANEVLFAYIAVASHAVSLVLIREDNGTQRPVYYVSKSLQEAETRYLPLEKAILAIVQATQKLPYYFQAHTVVVLTQLPLKSVLRSANCTGRIAKWGMILGTFDIRYMPHTAVKGQVLADLVAEFAKPTLEGKEVSGSLSANEKLISAVSQYEHNWWKAHIDGVANQRVSGVGLVLVSPEGITIEKSLRLGFSATNNEAEYEALLEGMLMIQKLGGKFVNMFSNSRLIVGQVNGDLEAKDERMQEYLVWAKHLQTHFYHFRLTHVPRSGNTHADSLATLATSSAQPLPRVILVEDLYRPTTEKANRIRVHNVRAGPSWMDPLVLFLKHDTLPDDKVEADKIRRKASRFWLSEDSKLYRRSFSGPYLLCVHPEATEFILEELHEGICGSHTGVNGRIDIHS; via the exons CATGCAGTGAGCTTAGTGCTAATCCGAGAAGACAACGGCACGCAGCGACCCgtctattacgtgagcaaaTCACTGCAGGAGGCAGAGACCCGGTATCTCCCCCTCGAAAAAGCTATCTTGGCCATCGTACAAGCCACGCAAAAGCTCCCCTactattttcaggcacatactGTAGTTGTGCTAACTCAACTTCCGTTGAAGTCTGTCCTCCGCAGCGCCAACTGCACAGGCAGAATTGCAAAATGGGGAATGATTTTGGGAACtttcgacattagatacatgcctcaCACCGCTGTAAAAGGTCAGGTCCTTGCCGATCTAGTAGCTGAATTTGCGAAGCCCACACTAGAAGGAAAGGAAGTGTCGGGATCACTAAGTGCTAATGAGAAATTAATCAGCGCAGTCTCTCAGTATGAACACAATTGGTGGAAAGCACACATCGACGGTGTAGCGAACCAAAGGGTCTCAGGGGTGGGACTCGTTCTGGTCTCTCCCGAAGGGATAACCATAGAAAAGTCTTTGAGGCTCGGATTCTCagccacgaataacgaagccgagtatgaggcgcTATTGGAGGGAATGTTAATGATCCAGAAATTGGGTGGAAAATTCGTAAACATGTTCTCGAATTCGAGACTCATCGTGGGACAAGTAAACGGGGATTTGGAGGcaaaggatgaaagaatgcaagagtatctagTCTGGGCTAAGCACCTGCAGACCCATTTCTATCACTTTCGTTTAACGCATGTACCCAGGAGCGGGAAcacccatgctgattctctTGCAACGCTGGCCACTTCCTCGGCTCAGCCACTTCCTCGGGTTATTTTAGTAGAAGATCTCTACCGCCCAACAACAGAGAAGGCCAACAGAATTCGGGTACACAACGTCAGGGCaggacctagctggatggatcctctGGTGCTGTTCTTAAAGCACGACACCTTACCAGACGATAAGGTTGAGGCCGACAAAATCAGGAGGAAAGCttctcgattctggttgtccgaggactccaaactTTACAGACGCTCGTTCTCAGGGCCATACctgctgtgtgtgcacccagagGCTACTGAATTCATCCTGGAAGAGTTACACGAAGGAATTTGCGGAAGTCATACGGGGG TTAATGGCAGAATAGacatccattcatga